A region of the Myxococcus stipitatus DSM 14675 genome:
CGGCGGACAACCGCATCGGCTCGTTCAACCTGGGCGGGAGCTGGCTCGGAATCGGCGTGACGTACACTTTTCCGCCGGAGGCGAACCGCCCGTTGCCAGGAAGTGGCCTGTAGCCCGGGCTGGCAGGCGCCAAACGGGTTGTTTGCTCGTGGAAATGTGGCAAAGCCATCGTGTTGTTCCGGTTCGAAATGAGTCGCCGTTGAACCGGGAGAACTCCTTACGATGCGCGAATCGGCCGAGATCGTTTCCGGGCCCAGGAAGATGTCCATGCCAGAGCAGGCGAAGACCGAGATTGACAAGGAATTGGCGGATCTCCGCCGTGAAGTCGTTGAGGCTCGCAACCTCGTCATCAAGAGTGACAACCTGCTGAAGAACCTCCATGCGGAGGTGAAGGCGGTAGGCAAGCGGCACGAGGACTTCCAGCGGCGCCAGTGGGTGTCCTCCGCGGCGGCCTACGTGCTGTTCGCGGTCATCGTCGTGGGCGCGGCCATCATGGTCACCAGCGCCCGCAGCTCCAGCGCCACCAGCGAGCGGGAGCGGCTGGAGAAGATGGCCGCGGACCTGACGGGGCAGATGGAGAAGCAGCGGGCGGAGTCGTCCGCGCACCAGACGGCCCAGCGCGGCGCGGCCGAGGTCTACAAGATGATGACCTCGCTGCCCGGCGACGAGCGGCTCAAGGGCATCGACGCGCTGATGAAGCTGGACACGTCGCGGCTGAGCTCGCTGGAGCGCCAGGCGCTCAATGACCGCGCCTCGGCGCTGCGTCGGGAGTCGGGTGACGCGGCCTTCGCGCGCGGCAAGATTGCCTACACGCGCAACGAGATGTCGCAGGTCGTCTCGGAGATGGAGCGCTTCCTGGCGATGAACCCGCCGCAGGACCAGGCGCTGGATGCCTCCTTCTACCTGGGCATCGCGTACAACCAGCTGCGCAAGCACGACAAGGCCGTGCCCCTGCTGGCGCGCTTCGTGGAAGGGGATCGCCGCGCCAAGACGCGCGACTACGCCATGCTGCTGCTGGCCCAGTCGTACCAGGAGGTGGGGCAGAACGAGAAGGCGCTGGAGACGGCGCGTGACGCGGCGGGTGCCTACCTCAACAGCCAGTACCAGTCTCAGTTCCGTGGCCGCATCGCCAGCGTGAAGCGGGCGATGAGCGGCGGAACCGACGCCGCGGGCCCGGGTGTGGCGCCCGCCGCTCCGGCGGCTCCGGCCCCGGCGGCTCCCACCCCGCAGGCGGCCAGCCCCGCTGGTCAGTAGTCCCCCTTGTCCCCACCCGGGCTTCCTCCGGGTGGGGATACACGGAGGCGTTGCCTCGCGGGGTCCACAGTCATAAGACCTGGACCCCGTGTCCGCCCCCGACCCCCGGAAAGATCCCCGCTTCCGCCGCTACCGTGGTGCCGCGTATGGGATCTACATCACGCTGACGGCGCTCTTCTCGATTTGGATTCTCTGGAACGTGAGCCGCTCGGTCGCGGCCATGACGCCGGAGAAGCTCCCCCCCGCCGCCCAGGCGCTCAGCTACCGGGACTGTCTGGCCGGCGCGCGCGCCCTCTGGGACGAGCTGGAGGCCGGACGCGAGAAGCTGGTGCGAGTGTCACCCGCCCGCGACACCGACCAGGAATGGATGCGCTTCCGGACGGAGTGGATGCAGCGGCTGCGCGTGCGCGAGTCCGAGTGCGACCTCCAGTCCCGCGAGCGGGCCCCGCTGCGCACCGTGTACGGCCGACTGGAAGTCGTGTTGGACCTCTACACCACGCATGCGGTGCAGTACGCGGACGAGGTCGGCGGCACGGTGGACGCGTTCCACGCGGCCTTCAAGGCCGCCGCCAACAGCCACGCGGCCCAGGCTCCCTGAGGCGGCGAGCCCCTCAGCGAACGGGCAGCAGCGCCGTGTAGCGGCCGAGCGTGTCCGTCACCGACTGGGCCAGCAGCACGGAGGCCGGTCGGCCCTCGACGTTCACCACCCGATAGAAGCGGATGGACGCGAAGGGCATGCCTGGAGGGACACCGGGCTCCCGGCCCCTGAGCGCCACGCGCCCGTGCAGGGTGCGCCCGCGCTGGAGCCCGAAGGCCGGCACCGACTGCTCCGTCGAGTCGTCGCCCGGGAGCATCGAGATGAAGCGGCTCACGCGCGGCAGGTTCTCTCCCGGCACCACATCCAGGCGATAGAGCGCGGGGTCCAGCCGCAGGACGTACTCACCGGAGCCATCGGTGAGGGTCTCCGTGGCGAGGTTGGGCGGCAGCAAGCGGCCCGGGATGGCCTCCACCGGCTCCGCGCTCAAGCGCACGCCCGCGGCGGGGGTGATGCCATCCGGTTGGAAGAGCCGCCCCCGCGCCACGCGCCGGTTCACGCAGACGACGTCGGACAACACCGTGTCGGAGCGCGCTACAACGGCGGGCGCCACGGTGAGCCCCGCGCTCGACGAGGCGGGGGGGATGACCACCAGCTGGAGGGGCCCCTCGTTGGGGCTGGGCAGGGAGCGCAGCTCGAAGCGTCCCTCGGGCCCCGTCTTGGCCACGGGGCTCTGGAAGGAGCCTCCGCCGCTCACGCGTCCTCGCAGGGACACGAGTGCTCCGACCACCGGCTTTCCGTCCAAGGCCACCACGCGGCCGGAGACCCGCACGGGTGTCCCGAAGTCGCCCAGCTCCAGTGGCGCGGGGAGGGGTGCACGCGGGTCCACGGTGAAGGTCTGCTGCGGCAGGAGCGAGCCCTCACCCGCGGCCGATACCCGCACCAGCACCGTGTTCATGTGCGCGGCCTCGGGGGCCAGGGAGAGGGAGAAGTGGCCCGTCGCGCGGCTGACGAGGCGCTGCTGCGAGAGCGGAGCCAGCGTGGCGTCCAGCACCTCCACCCTCAAGTCCTCGTCCAGTGGGGCGCCTCCATGGCGCGTCACCTGGCCCTGCATCGGCACGACGGCGTTCGCGGAGGGGAGCTGCCACTGCATCGCGACGGCCTCTCCTGGCGACACGGTGCCCTGGGTCGTCTGGGGCGGGACACTCGGGTCCTGGGCGAG
Encoded here:
- a CDS encoding tetratricopeptide repeat protein encodes the protein MPEQAKTEIDKELADLRREVVEARNLVIKSDNLLKNLHAEVKAVGKRHEDFQRRQWVSSAAAYVLFAVIVVGAAIMVTSARSSSATSERERLEKMAADLTGQMEKQRAESSAHQTAQRGAAEVYKMMTSLPGDERLKGIDALMKLDTSRLSSLERQALNDRASALRRESGDAAFARGKIAYTRNEMSQVVSEMERFLAMNPPQDQALDASFYLGIAYNQLRKHDKAVPLLARFVEGDRRAKTRDYAMLLLAQSYQEVGQNEKALETARDAAGAYLNSQYQSQFRGRIASVKRAMSGGTDAAGPGVAPAAPAAPAPAAPTPQAASPAGQ